The sequence AAAATTAGAGTGGTTTGTAAGATTTTTGACCTTGACGTTCTTTCATCAAATGATTCCATgccttgatcgcaagtctctctctctccaactattcttatctctatatcaaactatctctctatccaactatctctATCACCCAATCTCTACGATATTATCCAAATATCTtctcctctctccaactattctaaccttcccttcaagaaattatcTCTCTTCTCTCCTTGTGAGCAAGAATGAATGAATGTGTGTGTTTATACTTCTATTTATTCTAATCCTAAGCTACGTTTTCTGCTATCCTTTGGGCCTTTATTTACTGTTACCATTATTTATTTTGTCACATTTATTAGTTGGTTGTAACTATAATCTCCACGCATGTCTTTAAATTAAATACAAACCCTCGCTTAGTGGCAAGATCAAGACTTTTTATTGTTTAAACCTTGCAACGGTTTCAGTTGGAGCTTTAATTGCTGCATGAGTCGATGCTTCACATGGATCATGGAAGCGTTTACGTTATCTGCCGACTTCTCATCTTATCCACCGAGGATCGAGGTTGCATGCCAAGTCACCCACCAAGGGTCATGGAAGTGTTAAGTCTCCCATTGTGCTTTGACCTGTGTAAATGGTTTGACAACGGCTACCGTGGGTGGAGGAAGTCGACTACCAAGCCAACCAAAATAGCTCTAACTTCGGCTTCAAACAGTCGTTTACCCTTTCAACCCACCACCTTTTACTATTGACatatttaataaaacaataatatataataatatatttgtaatatggtttttttttttaaatgtaaaagaaAACCTACTTAAAACATTAGGATATAAATTAattgtatttttatatatatatattaatgtccgatttatttatttctatttgtaaaaatgttttaaaataaagatgatatatatatatatatatatatatatatatatatataatccttaaATCATATACAAGAatatttgaaacataatatttcaatttgaaaattaaaaattatctTAATCACTTTAAAATAAGACAAATTATATTTGCATTCTCTTTTTCTAGAAACATTAAGTCATCTAATAAAGAACTTAAAGTCGATAAATTTCATAACTCTAAATAGCAAACTAACTTTCACTTTTATAGACGAAATCAATGTAATGATTACCAAATACTCACATCATTTTGTTTCTAATACAAAATCATACATTGAAGAAGTCACAATTGCACAAACAAACTTTTCtactgtggtgtgtgagagattcccatTTCCATCGAAGTCGTTTAtttaaaagcaattctacctgattcgtgttctcgccttcgacctccttcacctcatcttgcattacttgcactcaaaagtttatgtattgacaaacccaaaagaatattaaatgtcgaatttcatatcaattgcaggagtaaaaagcatattatatttccttatactagattatgaatgatctaatctattttaaatttcaaaatcacatgacatctttaaattgcacattattaaataaaacgattcgtgaCACTCCTTAAGAGCTGCTTTTGATCCTCTAAATAAAACAGGTGTTCTTTCGAGTACTCGACTTGTCCTTTCCATGGTCCTTGATTCCCTCTTTCTAGATTGCCAAGTTCCCCTTTTGAGTTCTACagtttgattttctaattcaattacTGCTCCTATAGATTCTACTAGCACTACTTCTCTTATTTCTTTAGATAAGGATTCTTCTTGGATAGTCGTAGGAAAAAAGAAAACGGGCCATTCTCTACTGAACCGAAAACCTAAGATTGTTTCATTAGGCCCGCTTTTTAGTTCTAACTCTAATTTACAATAGTTTGTTTCAACTTCATTGTATTGCACTCAAGTTATCTAGGTGTAACTCTGCTATCTCTCATTGATTGTTCTAATTTATTTTGTATGATTCATAATGGCTTGGAACCTTTCTCTTGGTTATATTAATAgaaaacataaatatatataaattccaCCATTACACAACTTAAAATGAAAAACAAAACGAAAAACGAAAAACAAAActtaaaatgatatttttttataatttttcaaccTACCTTTGATTAAGAAGTATTATTATCATGATTGTTATGAGTGGCGGTTAATTGTTAGATTCCATACTCTAATCGATGATAACACTAGAGAGTTTCGAAAATTACAATTCATTTATTGATTTTTACAAAGttgtaatattaaataataataatagtaataaatgATTTTAAAATCGAGTAACCGCGtctttaatttcaattaattattgTGGTCAAATGTGAGTATACCGAGCTAGGTAGCCAGCGAAGTATTTCACATAGACGttgatgtatttatttaattatggatGAGAAGACAACCGATACGAGACAACCGATAAAGAGTCACTTCCACTTTGACCTGTAAACAGAATGGGTTTGGCTGGgttgattttctttattttaagAAAAACTGAAATTAATGTAGCAAACAGCTGAAGGAATTTTTGCTGCCGCCCTCCTCACGCGGATTCACTGTTCACAGATTTAACTATAAATATCATTATAAACATGGCAGATGAATAGCTTGAAGAGTCTTGATTAAGTTGGCTGCTGGTTTGCTTTACAGTAGTCTACCTATCTTCTTCTCTGCCCCTCTAATTGCTTTTGTGCTAGGTAGTCCTGTGATTACTGAAATGGAAGATTTAGGAAAGTCCCCAAGCTGTCATGGCGTCTCATTTGAAATGCGTAATGAAGCCGTTCCTGCGCGTCACTTGCTTTATAAACCCATGACTTTAAATGCTTGGAAGAAGCGTTCCAACTCCAAGATTTTTCCCGGCCATCAATCCGGAAAGTTCACAAAATCACTGAGTCGTGGATCAAGCAGTCATTTCTGTGATTTGGACATTGAaggtgatgaggaggagggagatggcgACGAGGAGCAACAGGCCGAGCTTGATTCAGTAAGGCACTCCAGTTTACCTCATATTACAGAAGAGGATAATGGTGTGCCACAGCCACCGCCACAGCCCACTTTTGTGAAAGTGCCTTCCAAGAAAGCTGCCAAGTCAGGGGAGTCGCGTATGTCCGTGATACTGCTGGATCAGGGCCTGCTTACCGTTTACAAGCGTCTATTCCTTCTCTCCTTCGCACTCAATTTGACTGCACTCATTTTGGCTGCCACCGGACACTTTTCATACGCTAAGAAGGAAGCTGCTCTCTTTTCAGTGGGGAATATCTTGGCATTAGTGTTGTGCCGCAACGAGGCCTTTCTGAGATGCGTGTTCTGGTTGGTGGTGAAGGTGTTGGGAAGGTCATGGGTTCCACTCCCTCTCAAGACCGGCACGACATCGTTCCTTCAGTGCGTAGGAGGAATCCACAGCGGCTGCGGCGTTTCCTCAGTCATGTGGCTCACTTATTCCCTCGTGGAAACCCTGCGCCATTCTGAGATCACCTCCCCGGAGATAAGAGGCGTGGCATCGGCCATACTGGCCCTTCTGGTGATAAGCTCACTCGCAGCATTCCCTCTGGTGCGGCACTTACACCACAACGTCTTCGAAGGATTCCATCGTTTCTCCGGCTGGACTGCTCTCGCTTTGCTTTGGGTTTTCGTCATGCTCTCTGCAGCTTACGTTCCTGCGGAGAAATCCTACCGATTGCGCGGTTCAGTTCTTGCAAAGAAGCAGGATTTCTGGTTCACTTTAATCATCACCGTTCTCATAATCCTGCCATGGGTATCTGTGAGGAAAGTTCCAGTGCAAGTATCGGTTCCTTCGGGTCACGCCAGTTTAATCAAATTCCCAAGCGGAATCAAAGCCGGCCTTCTCGGGCGCATAAGCAGATCTCCCCTCTCAGATTGGCATGCATTCGGAATAATCTCCGACGGAAAAGATGAACACATGATGCTCGCCGGTGCGGTGGGAGATTTTACCAAAAGCTTGGTATCTGATCCGCCCAAATATCTGTATACCCGTTGTGTTAAATTTGCAGGGCTGCCCTATTTGATAAACATGTACAACAAGGTAGTTGTGGTGGCCACAGGCTCCGGCATCTGTGTGTTCCTGTCGTTCATGCTGCAACCTTGTCCAGCAGAGGTTTATGTGATTTGGGTGGCCAAAGCAATAGAGAAAAACTTTGGAGACGATATTGTGAAAAGGATCAAAAGCTACCCTTCAGAAAAGATTATAATTCATGACACTGCTTTCTCAGGGCGTCCAAACGTGCCGCAGATGACAGTGGATGCAGTGAAGAAATGGGGAGCGGAAGTGGTGATAGTGACTAGTAATCCGAGTGGGAGCAGAGACGTGGTGAATGGATGCAAAGCGGCCGGAATTCCAGCTTTTGGGCCAATCTGGGactcttgatttcatttttttttacgtCGTTCTTGCTATTATAATAAATAAGTAGACAGGGCAGGCAAGTACGTAAAATTGTACGAGCCTGCTAAGCATGCAGATTACAGTTGCGGTATGTAAAAATATATATGTGTTTTATTACTACCAATCGCACCTTGGTATACAATAGGTATGCCGAAGAGGTGTGTAAAGTAGTTTAGGAATTGAATTTATCACGTAAAAATCAATTATCTATTTCTTACAAATTGTAGTGTTTGTATACATGAAATATGATCATGTTCTTAATGTGTTCAAACAAGTATTTATAACGTATACAAAAGGATGAATCAATTttaaattgcattaattcactTAGTTACATTATTTGAATAAGTCACCTATCAAGTAAATTGTCAGATTGGAGCCAACTTACCTATCAAGTAAATCATTAGATTGGAGGCAATTCTATAGAAAGCCGTTCATTCTATAGAAAACTATTCTTTCATGCACTTCCTAATTGTGATGGAATACCATAAATCTATCAAGTTTGAATAGATATCTTGAATGAGTTATGTATACATGAAATTTATGTATACATGAAATTTATATCTTACATATATAAactatttaaaatttataatagtcatttgaaaataaaaaataaacgatAGAAACATTATTGACATAATTTTGTAGATATTAATGTCCATTTATTTACATTAGAAGTATAGAATATAATGACTCTAAAATGAATTACAAAAAAAGAGTAAAATATAGAATTTTGCAAGTGAACAATAATAATACGATATAGTGAATCTATGTAAAGTATATATATGCATGCACGTgcgcacacacatacacacacttaattaaaaaataatataaatcaaataaaattaagaatcaataacaataatatttataatataggaagaaaatgataaggagCTCTGCACATCGACATCTCAATGACCATCGCCCATACTAGGGCAAGAACTGCAACATGGTTGACAAGCCTCCATCTGGCAGGGAAGCATTTGCACATAACCACCCATGGCAATTGGTATTGGGCAAAAGAGCTACTAGGACAGAGAAGAGGGAGGCTAGGGCTGCAGAACAATCAATTTTTTGGGTGATCCCCATCACTTCTTGAATCCCCGACTGCACCACCAAAGCAAACAACATGGCCATTGGGTTTTCGAGCAAATTCTTCAAGCCTCAGACATCCCCTTCGAAAGCCACAACAATATACCCGTCCACATACCTACGGAGCGGAGAGTTACAGAAGACTCGCTAAGGATGGAGGAAGGGCATTTCCTTTTCATGGCCCCAAATTTGCTAAATCATTGTCGGTCTCGAAGCTGGGGAACTCACTCCATCATGTTGCAAGGAGAGAGGGTGCCCTAGTAGCGACAAAACCCAACCCAaagttcatcaaaattttgaacccCAAAGAAGCaatggatttaaataaatattgtagaGGGCACGAGCTCTTTGCGAAATGGGGAGAGAATAATCAGCCACTCACCAGAATTATGGAATGGTGGAAAACAACATTCCATGGCTAGGTAAGTATCACAACCCTAGCGAATAATTTTTTATACATTGAATGCTACAAAAAATCTCTGAAGGCCAAACTATTGCATGAAGAATATATTTTTTACAAAGGTACAAACTTCAATTTCATTGATTGGCAACCTAAATTAGATGCTAATGGATATGAATTTAAAATGGTATCAAAATGGGTAGAAATCCACAATGTTCCTATAGAATTAATGCATGCTAAAATCCTTATAGAAATTGGGTATAAATTGGGTAAATTCATAGCTGTAGAAAAAAATTGGTTGGATAAATCTGATATAGAACAGGTTTAGACCCCCGACCCCCCCAAAAAACCCTCACTAATCACCAACCCGATCgaggtggctcaagaggatacAACCACAACTTCTCCCACTCTGGAGGAATCCCCTGTTGTGGAAGGATTGaatgcaaatgaggaaagagaatTCACTATCACTGAACTGATCAATTTGCAGGTAATGGAAAATAACATAGTATTAGACAATAGCTCAACCAACCCACAAAACAGAGGTATCCTCCAGATGGGAGGTGAGAAATTAACTCCTAACTGTTGCAAATCCATGAGAAACAAAAGAGGTCAGAAGTCTTTTTTAGACACAAGGAAGATGGACGGGGATGCAGAGGGGCACGCCAAAATCACAACACTATTGGGGCAAGGAAAATCCCCCCTTTCCCTCGTAGAAGTATAAACAtacttacatggaatgttaggggtttgagAGCCCCTAACAAACAAAGACTGATTAAGAAAAACATACTGAAATCTGCTATGGACCTAGTTatgatacaagaaacaaaactaggCAAGATCGATATGaacaattttagtagaaaattcaccCAATGGTAGATGGAAGCGGTGGATTCTATAGGGGTATCAGGTGGACAGGGTATAATGTGGAGAAAAAATACAATTGCATTCACATGTCAAACCAACATGCGAAATTGGATGGTTGGCAAAGTAAGAGCCCTTAGCCTAAATCTTGAGCTTATTATCATTAATGTATATGGCCCAATTCCAATAGATAAAAATAGATTAGTTTGGCAGGAAATTGAACACTACTTAAATACTCAGGATAaaaaacacatcatcataggtggtgaTTTCAAAACCATTAGACAACCACAAAAAAACTTCGCAAACTAGATAAATGACAATAACTTACTTGAAATCTGAACTGAGATGGGTTTTCACACATGGAATAACAGAAGAAAAGATTTTTCCAACATTGCAAAAACActtgatcaatttttttaaaagagaTCTAACGATctcaaaacaaaactaaaaactatAGTATTACCATGGTCAGGCTCTAATCATTACCCAATACTTTTAGAACTTATGGGGGAAACAAATCAAATTAGGTGTCCCTTCAAGTTCAAAAAAGTGTGGTTTACACATGAAGACTTCCTCCCCAACATTCAAATATGCTAGAAGGATAGTGTCTTTTTAGGATCTAAAATGTACTGTCTGGTCTCCAAACTAAAAAAGATTAAGCATAAATTACTAGattggaacaaaaaaaaaaattaaaaacatcttCGAGGAGAAGTCAAGAATTAAGAAAGATCTGGAGACAATAAACACTGATGTGATGCAAAACGGGATGACCTCTTAAATATACTAGGCTGAGAAAATGCTTTTATGTGAATATGAAGGCATTCTGGCCAGAGAAGAGATATACTGGAAACATATTTCTCGAGAGACATGGTTagaagatggagatagaaacaCCAAATTTTTTCACAACAGTGTCAAGATGAAAAGGGTAGCAAATAAGATTACTCAAATCACCAATGATAGTGATTAGATCATTATGGATCAAGATCTAATTGCAAAAGATGCAACCAAGTACTTCGGAAATATTATCAACAATTGGGAACAATAAAACCTCCCTAACAATAGAATCTTATTAAGTAACATACCCAAAATAATAACAGAGGGTGATAATAAAATGTTAAACTCTAAAATCACCCATGATGAAGTCAAAATGGCTTTGGCACAATTTCAAGGAGATAAAGCCTCTGGACCGGATGGGTTTCCtgctagttttttttaaaaatgcttGCACATCTTAGGGGACGAGGTTACTAATGCCTTGGAATCAGCCTGTAATGCAGGGAAATTCCTAAAAGAGATCAATAACACATTTTTGACCTTAATTCCAAATAAGGAGaatccctcaaagtgggaataatTCAAACCCATTTATTTATGTAACATGACTTATAAACTACTAGCTAAGGTCATGGCCAATAGACTAAAAAAAACTACTGCCTACCATAATATCAGAAGAACAAGCAGGttttgtacccaatagatcaattttggatggAATTATTATCATACAGGAAGCCATCCACTCCTGTCAGGTCCGACGGCAACCTAATATGCTGATAAAATTAGATatcaaaaaggcttatgacaaagtggattggttaTTCCTTTGTGGTTGCATGaaggcctttggctttaacaaacaatggatCAATTGGGTTTACTTCTACATATCAAACCctaggttctctatcttactaaatgagaaaccaaaaggctTCTTTGAAGTATCCAGGAGACTCAGACAGAGGGACCATTTACCccattcttatttataattatgtTTGAAGCCTTAGGTAGAAGCCTGGATGCATCATAGAGGTCTAGCAGACTGACGAGGATTCAGATCACTAGAGGGGTAGATCCATGTacccatcaatagtttgttgatgacacaatgatTATGGGGAAAGGACATTTAAAGGAAGCTaaggaaatcaagaaaatattaCAATCTTATGGGTTGGCTTTCAAAGAGATGATAAACAAGGAGAAATCAGAAATATTCTTTTTCAATATGGAGGCACAGGAGGAATACAGAATAGCTTAGTGTCTAGGGTACAAAATAGGTCACCTACCATTCTCGTATTTAGGGATGCCTCTAGACAAAGGTATCAGAACCAAAGAACTCTAGGATCCCCTAATTGAAAGGTTGAGGAAGAAGCTATCATCTTGGAAATCCTTATGGCTAATAGGGGCATGAAGATTAACCCTCATAAAAATAGTCTTAGCAGCTATGCctatctatcttctatcatgtataCTACTTCCAAAAGGGGCCTATAAGAAATTAACTCAAACAATCAGAGATTTCTATTGGAATGGTGCAAaggataagaaaaaaataaaattgatatcatgggacaagatatgtcaagaaaagagtgatggaggcatgggaataagaaaattactatggAAAAATAAGGCTTTAGGGGAAAAATTGGCATGAAAAATATACACATCCTTAGAAGCCAAATGGGCCAGAATCCCTAGGAGAAAATACATATCACAAAATTAGAGAGAGGCAGTATTTAGGGAAACAAACCCACCCAAGGGATCTAGAATCTGGAACTTTATAAAAGAAACTCGATCGCTCATAGAGAACCACCTATCCTAGGATATTCGCGATTGTAAAACCGCCTTGTTCTAGGAAGATTCCTAAGGGGCTACCCCTCAATAGAAAGTCGGATGAACACAACCGGCATAAAGGACCAAATGAAATCTTTATGGGGTAATCATGTAAGGGATTATACGATATTGGCACCAGAATCGACAATGGaatggaaatggaaaaacatgaTCCCATTCTTGGTGGACAACAAAGATAAAGAATTGTTGAAAATTCTTGAGGGCATAATAATTACACTTAGACCTGGGCCAGATGATCTTATATGGtcaagatcaaaggatggaaaatacaattgcaaagatggtttcagaaccatatatgatgaggcaaacaATATCAAGGACTATATCCCTAACACA is a genomic window of Cryptomeria japonica chromosome 7, Sugi_1.0, whole genome shotgun sequence containing:
- the LOC131049256 gene encoding adenylate-forming reductase 03009-like, with protein sequence MEDLGKSPSCHGVSFEMRNEAVPARHLLYKPMTLNAWKKRSNSKIFPGHQSGKFTKSLSRGSSSHFCDLDIEGDEEEGDGDEEQQAELDSVRHSSLPHITEEDNGVPQPPPQPTFVKVPSKKAAKSGESRMSVILLDQGLLTVYKRLFLLSFALNLTALILAATGHFSYAKKEAALFSVGNILALVLCRNEAFLRCVFWLVVKVLGRSWVPLPLKTGTTSFLQCVGGIHSGCGVSSVMWLTYSLVETLRHSEITSPEIRGVASAILALLVISSLAAFPLVRHLHHNVFEGFHRFSGWTALALLWVFVMLSAAYVPAEKSYRLRGSVLAKKQDFWFTLIITVLIILPWVSVRKVPVQVSVPSGHASLIKFPSGIKAGLLGRISRSPLSDWHAFGIISDGKDEHMMLAGAVGDFTKSLVSDPPKYLYTRCVKFAGLPYLINMYNKVVVVATGSGICVFLSFMLQPCPAEVYVIWVAKAIEKNFGDDIVKRIKSYPSEKIIIHDTAFSGRPNVPQMTVDAVKKWGAEVVIVTSNPSGSRDVVNGCKAAGIPAFGPIWDS